The following DNA comes from Hugenholtzia roseola DSM 9546.
TTAAAAGCATCACAAAAAAGATGACTATTTAAATGAAACAGCAAACTATGAAAGGTTACATGGCTGGGGACACCATGTTTTAGCTTGAAATGCCGAACAAACAGGTCTTCTTGAGCTTTACAAAAAGATGCCATTTTACGGCTACTTTCATAACCACAAGCAATGCTTAGAAATATCATCCACATCATCGCATCAAACGGATAGCGTTGCCCGACCCGACGACGAGGGTCTTGCATTTGGCTGATAAAGAGAGAAAAGTCCATAAACCAAATTTTGTTTCGCAGTAGAAAATGCAAAGATAGCTTTTTTTACAGAACTTAACATCACTGCCCCATAGGGCGGGGCTTTTATGCGTTATCATTTTTTTATGCTCGCATAAAAAAATGATTTAGTTTTCGAACCCTCCCCTATGCAGTAATGTTAAGTTCTGTAAAAAGCCTTGTTTTTTCAAATTTGACACGAAATAAAATTTGGTTTTGAAACCCTCCCTTTGGGGGAAGGCAGGGTGGGGTTCATTCCTTTTTTATTTCAATCTCACTGCGGACAAGGCAATGCCTTGTCCCTACATTCGACCTAATTTTTAGAATTTAACATCACTGCCATAGGGCGGGGCGTTGATTCGGAATCATTTTTTTTGCATAAATGCAAAAAAAATAATTTGGTTTTCGAACCCTCCCCTATGAGGGGAGGGCAGGGTGGGGGTTCAGGAACTTTGTGCGAAGCACAAAACCCCGTTTTTTGACCTTCTAACTGTACTGTTGTAATAACACCGATTTTCTCTAATACAAGCTCGGATAAAGCGCAGGATTTGCCTCGTGCATCAGGGCATAGGCAGCCTCTACTACCGTTTCTATGTTGGGCTTGGTGAAATAATCGCCATCAGAGGCGTAGGGCGGACGGTGGTCTTGCGCCGCTACACAAATAGGTTTTGAATCTAAAAGGAAATATCCTTCATTTTCATCTAAAACCTTTGCCATCATGTAGGCTGTCGCACCTGCCGAAACATCTTCGTCGGCAAAGATAATGCGGTTGGTCTTGCGGAGCGATTCTATAATTACGCCTGCTCTATCAAAAGGAATAAGCGTTTGCACATCTATCACCTCGATTTCGATGTCCATCTTGGCAAGCTGCTCTGCCGCTGCCATCACGACTCGACACATCGAGCCATAGGTTACAACAGTTATATCGCTACCCTGACGCAAAACTTCTGGCACGCCCAAAGGCACAGTAAATTCACCTATGTTGTTGGGAATTTGCTCCTTCAAACGGTAGCCATTCAGACACTCGATGATAAGGGCGGGGTCGTCCGACTTCATAAAGGTATTGTAAAAACCTGCCGCTTGGGTCATATTGCGCGGAACAGCAACATAGACTCCTCTAAGCGCATTTAGAATCATACCAATAGGCGAACCAGAGTGCCAAATTCCTTCTAAGCGATGTCCGCGTGTGCGGATAATCATAGGGGCATGTTGCCCATTTTTGGTACGATAACGCACAGTGGCTAAATCGTCGGAAAGGGTCTGTAAGCCATATAGCAGGTAGTCTAAATATTGAATTTCGGCAATCGGGCGCAAGCCGCGCATTGCCAAACCAATACCTTGTCCCATAATCGTCGCCTCGCGAATACCTGTGTCAGAGATGCGAATTTCGCCAAAAATTTCCTGCAAACCCGCAAAGGCTTGATTTACGTCGCCAATTCTGCCTACGTCCTCGCCAAAAGCCACAGCCAAGGGGTTGTTTTCGAAAATGGCTTTAAAGCAGGCTTGCAAGACTTCGCGCCCATCTACGGTAGGCGAATTTTGAGAATAAATAGGTTTGATTTCTTCTACTTTCAAGGCGGCGCGTTCCGTCTGGCAATAGAGATGCGAACTATAACGGTCAAAATTTTCTTCGGCTGTGCGTTTTACCCAAGCTCTCAATTCGGCTAAATAAGGATTTGCCCTTTCAAAACGCAAGGCATAGATAGCCGCCTTAACTGCTTCTACGGCATCTGCACGCATGGGATTAAGGGTAGCAGCCAATTTTTGATGAATCTGTGCCAAACTTTCTTTTTGGGTAGTAGAAACTTCTTTGGCACTTTCTATTAAAAAGAGTGCCGACTCATGGTCGGGCTTCATGTCCTGCACAAAGGCGTTCCAAGCGTTGTTGCGGGCTTCTTTGGCTCTATTTTGCGCCGCTTTTTCTATGTATTCCAGTTCTTCGGCGGTAGCCAATCCCTGCGAAAGGATAAATTTGCGCATCTGCACCAAACAATCATACTCGCGCTCCCATTCCAAACGCTCTTTGGTTTTGTATCGCTCGTGCGAACCCGAAGTAGAGTGTCCCTGCGGCTGCGTAACTTCCTCTACGTGAATCAGGACAGGAATATGATGCAGGCGTGAAAAAAGGGACGCATCTTTATAGACCTTACAAATAGCAGGATAATCCCAAGCCTTGACCTTAAAAATTTCGAAGCCCGCCTTTTCTTCGGTACGCTGAAAACCTATCAACGCCTCTGAAATGCTCTCTTTGATGGTCTGATATTTTTTAGGAACAGAAATGCCGTAGCCGTCGTCCCAGACCGACATCACGACAGGCACTTGCAAGACCCCAATGGCGTTGAGCGATTCCCAAAAATGCCCCTCCGAAGTAGAAGCGTCGCCGATTGTACCAAAAGCAACTTCATTGCCCTTATTAGAAAAGTGTGGAAAAGCTGCCAATTCGGGATTCTGGCGGAAAAATTTTGAAGCCAAGCCCAAGCCTACCAAACGCGGCATCTGCCCTGCCGTAGGCGAAATATCTGCCGACGAGTTGTACTGTGCCGTTAGGTCTTTCCAATTTCCGTTTTCGTCTAATGAACGTGTGGCAAAATGTCCATTCATTTGCCTACCACCCGACGCAGGCTCTGCCTCCACGCTGGTATGGGCATAGAGTTGGGCAAAATATTGCTCCAAAGTCAGTTCGCCAAGTGCCAACATAAACGTTTGGTCGCGATAATAACCAGAGCGGAAGTCGCCCTTTCGAAAGGCTTTCGCTAAGGCTAATTGCGGCACTTCCTTGCCATCGCCGAAGATGCCAAATTTTGCCTTGCCCATAAAAACTTCCTTGCGTCCGATAAGACTTGCATGACGGCTTTCCCACCCGATACGGTAGTCGCGCAGAACCTCCTCCTTCGAGAAGGCAGCGGTAGTAGGCGAGTTGGAAAGGGCTGCATTGGTCAGGGATTCGTTTATCTGTGTCATCGTTGTTGTAGGCTTATGAATGGTGTGGTGTTGTTTTTGGCTATTTTACCGTTATTGGGGGCTTTTTTCCCGATAGCGAAGGAAAAAAATAGAGAGGCAGCAAAAGCACCTCTTTTCTAAGCCCTTTATTTATAGTCTGTAAAGATAAGCCTATTTTGCCAAAAAATCAAAAATGCAGGCTATAAATTTCGGCAAAATCCCGCCTACCAACTCACGCCCACTAAAAGATTAAAGGCAGCATTATCGCGCCAAAGGCTACTTTTTCCACTATCATAACGATAATAGCCGCCTAAACCAAAGCCTATTTTGTAGATTCTATAATTGAGTTTGAAGAGATTTTGTAGCTGCAAACCTGCTTCGGCATAGCCCTTTTCATAGCCCTGTACCTGCAAATGTTTGTGCGCTTCCTGATTCGAAAGAAGCCCCCAACCGATATGATGCACCAGCGAAATTTGCGGCGCAAAATAGCGCGTTTTGAAAAGCAATTCTTTGAAATGGTGCTGCAAAAAAATATGGGCATACTGCTCGGCAGCAAAGGCATACAGGGGCATGGTATAAAAGCATTTTTTCGGATTCAGACCGTAAAATATTGAATTTTTGATGCCGCCTCCATCAAAGAGAAAGGGATAGGGCAGGCTTTTTTCCGACCAAATTTTGCCTACTTGTAAAGATAAGTCGGTTTCGCCCCACATTTTCCATTTCCAAGTTTTTTCAAAATCGAGCTGCAATTTCCAATAATTTTGGTACAAAATACCCCTTTGTAGGGCAAGCCAAACGATAGGCGCGTCTGTACCCAAAGACACTACTTTTCCAAATTGTTCGGTGAAGCGTTCTTTGTAGGCAAAGCGCATTTGAAAACCTAACTCCCTGACTTTGAAAACGTTAGTATCCAAAGCTGCCCCCTCTTCCGAAGCAAAAGCATAGGCATATTGCGGACGAATTTCGCTTTCCCTGCCTGTTAGTTCAATTTTGAGATACCGCTGCGGACGCAAACTAAGCAACGCGCCCCACTGCCTATGTGCATCAAAACGAAAGGCGCGAAAGCGGCGAAAATCTAAGGCAGGGTCTGCCATTGCCCAAAGGTTGTCCCAATTTCTATTGGCACTTTCTTCTACGTCGTTTTTGTAGGAAAGAGTCAGATGAGCGCGATTTGAAAATTTGACCGTAGCCCAACTGCGATACTTAAAGGCTTTGTCTTTGAAGCCATAACCCACTGCGCCTCCCAAAAAAAAGAAGCGCGAAAAACGCGATTGCGCTCCCAAACCCAATCTAAAACCTTCGTAATCGTTGGAATATCCAAACAAATAATGAGGCAAAATATCGAGCTTTCCTATCGGCAGGCGATTTACCGCCAAACCGCCCAATAGATTCATCGCCAAATCTAAGGGCAATTTTTCACCCAAGCTATCCACGACGGCATAAGTACGAAGCTCTCTTTCATCTAAGGGTGTATTTCTATATTTGTTCCAAAAAACGCTATCTTTGGTATAAGAAAGCGGTGTTTTTGTGAAACTAAGCCCCGTAAGACCTGCTTTTCTTTTTTTATTGGTAGAAAAACTAACATTTTGAACAAAACTTTTACCTTCCATGCGGAGCTGCACATCAGGCGAAGGGTAAGATTTGAATTGTAAGGAAATATTCAACTGTTCTGGAAACCATTTTTCAATTTTTAGGCGGCTATTTTTTTCAATGC
Coding sequences within:
- a CDS encoding transposase family protein produces the protein MDFSLFISQMQDPRRRVGQRYPFDAMMWMIFLSIACGYESSRKMASFCKAQEDLFVRHFKLKHGVPSHVTFHSLLFHLNSHLFCDAF
- a CDS encoding alpha-ketoacid dehydrogenase subunit alpha/beta, encoding MTQINESLTNAALSNSPTTAAFSKEEVLRDYRIGWESRHASLIGRKEVFMGKAKFGIFGDGKEVPQLALAKAFRKGDFRSGYYRDQTFMLALGELTLEQYFAQLYAHTSVEAEPASGGRQMNGHFATRSLDENGNWKDLTAQYNSSADISPTAGQMPRLVGLGLASKFFRQNPELAAFPHFSNKGNEVAFGTIGDASTSEGHFWESLNAIGVLQVPVVMSVWDDGYGISVPKKYQTIKESISEALIGFQRTEEKAGFEIFKVKAWDYPAICKVYKDASLFSRLHHIPVLIHVEEVTQPQGHSTSGSHERYKTKERLEWEREYDCLVQMRKFILSQGLATAEELEYIEKAAQNRAKEARNNAWNAFVQDMKPDHESALFLIESAKEVSTTQKESLAQIHQKLAATLNPMRADAVEAVKAAIYALRFERANPYLAELRAWVKRTAEENFDRYSSHLYCQTERAALKVEEIKPIYSQNSPTVDGREVLQACFKAIFENNPLAVAFGEDVGRIGDVNQAFAGLQEIFGEIRISDTGIREATIMGQGIGLAMRGLRPIAEIQYLDYLLYGLQTLSDDLATVRYRTKNGQHAPMIIRTRGHRLEGIWHSGSPIGMILNALRGVYVAVPRNMTQAAGFYNTFMKSDDPALIIECLNGYRLKEQIPNNIGEFTVPLGVPEVLRQGSDITVVTYGSMCRVVMAAAEQLAKMDIEIEVIDVQTLIPFDRAGVIIESLRKTNRIIFADEDVSAGATAYMMAKVLDENEGYFLLDSKPICVAAQDHRPPYASDGDYFTKPNIETVVEAAYALMHEANPALYPSLY
- a CDS encoding DUF5686 and carboxypeptidase-like regulatory domain-containing protein, coding for MKKIKKLIFLAFGLIFLFLGSNLWHLQAQNQTPDRAAETGFWLLEGRVLDKQTQEAIAFANLYAGQGQGAVSDVNGFFSLKIKKETPFVPQNLRISFIGYQTQNLTLDSAWLSAQTLQRPKAGQRKKDEATLIFYLEANTELLSEVLITDKKDPAYAIIEQVLKNKKRHNPYQNQAFSCEIYHKFVLVPIFPKTAEADSVFKNNPLLDSLYLGLMESVSAYHYQKPDWIAEEILANRLSGFKEPRLAVLATQLQPFAFYEETFEILEKTYVSPIADGTFNRYEFELQDTLFRAQDSLFLIRYAPMPQKNFNGLTGLLYVSSRGYALENVLAEPLASENNLLHFKWQQKYQFLTYYDTLLGEGIEKNSRLKIEKWFPEQLNISLQFKSYPSPDVQLRMEGKSFVQNVSFSTNKKRKAGLTGLSFTKTPLSYTKDSVFWNKYRNTPLDERELRTYAVVDSLGEKLPLDLAMNLLGGLAVNRLPIGKLDILPHYLFGYSNDYEGFRLGLGAQSRFSRFFFLGGAVGYGFKDKAFKYRSWATVKFSNRAHLTLSYKNDVEESANRNWDNLWAMADPALDFRRFRAFRFDAHRQWGALLSLRPQRYLKIELTGRESEIRPQYAYAFASEEGAALDTNVFKVRELGFQMRFAYKERFTEQFGKVVSLGTDAPIVWLALQRGILYQNYWKLQLDFEKTWKWKMWGETDLSLQVGKIWSEKSLPYPFLFDGGGIKNSIFYGLNPKKCFYTMPLYAFAAEQYAHIFLQHHFKELLFKTRYFAPQISLVHHIGWGLLSNQEAHKHLQVQGYEKGYAEAGLQLQNLFKLNYRIYKIGFGLGGYYRYDSGKSSLWRDNAAFNLLVGVSW